One genomic segment of Kogia breviceps isolate mKogBre1 chromosome 11, mKogBre1 haplotype 1, whole genome shotgun sequence includes these proteins:
- the LOC131765953 gene encoding two pore channel protein 2-like isoform X1 — protein MPGAHRAAGVHRPHPSSPEEPPAPEDQDLLLAAAYVSDAQYNRNVPFDTSPQAVRLYHFYNHWTVQAATYFFIWVDLALALFEEPALFPLPFLATSIAEVLCLTAFFGRLVHFAKVTPQMVFWKDMKNICIMVTIVLTLIDLITYGSLEAVNIHGVRWSRALRPVFLINFPESRQIRRAFRSIRNTLPDILYVFLLFIFSVLMFSLMALKLFGDRGLKTVDGSPYFTNILDISFELYVLVTTANSPDVMMPAYEFNWWYSLYFITYIIINTYIFMSVFLAVVYNNYRKHLKNEIRTLAYLKRRKMIEAFNILKVKVGTEFVVKEAPWRQLAKIVAPDISSSHLELLLRISDEGQKGYVDKKNFLRLADLLNIQVVTINIKRHPLEAWMPRVYQSSPSLLVQKMVRHRIFVWVYDVIILINAIFIALDEKNPLISYAEWLFLSLYIIEILLKLYTYEPRAYFGRKKFWNWFDTLIIVAALVATVANTTIQSARKYNSQQILDIVLILRILRLLRVIVSIQRFRVIVTTLINVGPTMLTFGGLVLVVYYVFAIIGMEVFHGKVRFFDPSSTSPDALVCGNPALKDSAFARGRYCRNNFNDLAASLVLLTELTVVNQWHILADGFALVTHQAAKLYFVGFHVVVVILIVNIFIAFILEAFFVAYSLEKSEVETAIEKKIQELGVGVQEEEVQDGKLIDNVDAKDSGFSGDDGDNKRKALKGLYFRIASKKYKTVDALLQQMFESEIAPEDEGPSLEEILNFSPSDIHPKNPSFENSA, from the exons GACCAGGACCTTCTCCTGGCAGCTGCCTATGTTTCCGACGCTCAGTACAACAGAAACGTTCCATTTGATACATCCCCTCAGGCTGTCAG ACTTTACCATTTCTATAACCACTGGACAGTGCAGGCCGCCACCTACTTCTTCATTTGGGTGGACCTCGCTCTTGCCCTCTTTGAGGAACCGGCCTTGTTCCCGCTCCCTTTCTTG GCTACCTCGATAGCAGAAGTACTCTGTCTGACTGCATTCTTTGGGAGACTTGTACACTTTGCGAAAGTCACTCCTCAGatggttttctggaaggatatGAAAAACATCTGCATCATGGTAACCATAGTG CTGACCTTGATTGATCTGATTACCTATGGGTCCCTGGAGGCTGTGAACATCCACGGAGTTCGATGGTCAAGGGCCTTGAGGCCAGTCTTCCTCATTAATTTCCCTGAAAGTCGTCAG ATCCGAAGGGCTTTTCGAAGCATCCGGAACACTCTGCCTGATATCCTCTACGTCTTCCTCTTGTTCATCTTCAGCGTGTTGATGTTCTCCCTCATGGCCTTGAAGCTTTTCGGGGATAG GGGTCTCAAAACAGTGGATGGATCACCCTACTTCACCAACATCCTGGACATATCGTTTGAGCTCTACGTGCTGGTCACCACCGCCAACAGCCCCGATGTCAT GATGCCTGCCTATGAGTTCAATTGGTGGTATTCTCTGTACTTTATAACCTATATCATCATCAACACCTACATCTTCATGTCCGTCTTTCTGGCCGTTGTCTACAACAATTATAGGAAGCACTTAAAG AATGAGATTCGCACACTGGCATACTTGAAGCGTCGCAAAATGATAGAGGCTTTCAACATCCTGAAAGTCAAGGTGGGCACGGAGTTTGTGGTGAAGGAGGCCCCGTGGAGGCAGCTGGCCAAGATCGTGGCACCAGACATCAGCAGTTCCCACCTGGAGCTCCTTTTGAGGATCTCCGACGAGGGACAGAAGGGTTATGTGG ACAAAAAGAACTTTCTACGCTTGGCTGACCTCCTCAACATCCAGGTGGTCACCATCAACATCAAGAGACACCCGCTGGAAGCCTGGATGCCTCGGGTATACCAGTCGTCCCCAAGCCTCTTGGTTCAGAAGATGGTTCGGCACAG GATTTTTGTCTGGGTTTATGATGTCATCATTCTAATAAATGCCATATTCATTGCTTTGGATGAGAAAAACCCCTTAATTTCCTATGCAGAATGGCTTTTCCTTTCTCTATACATTATTGAAATTCTCCTGAAATTGTACACGTACGAACCCAGAGCCTATTTTGGAAGGAAGAAGTTCTGGAACTG GTTTGATACGCTGATCATCGTTGCAGCCCTGGTGGCCACTGTGGCCAATACCACCATCCAGTCAG CGAGAAAATACAACAGTCAGCAGATACTGGATATTGTCTTGATTTTGAGAATACTCCGGCTCTTACGGGTCATCGTCAGCATTCAGAG ATTCCGGGTGATCGTGACCACCTTAATTAACGTCGGCCCCACGATGCTGACGTTTGGCGGCCTCGTCTTG GTGGTCTACTACGTGTTTGCCATCATCGGGATGGAAGTGTTCCATGGCAAAGTCCGCTTCTTTGACCCCAGTTCCACCAGTCCTGATGCCCTGGTGTGTGGGAACCCAGCCTTAAAAGACTCAGCGTTTGCCCGAGGCAGATACTGCAGGAACAACTTCAATGACTTGGCAGCCTCTCTCGTCCTGCTGACGGAGCTCACTGTGGTTAATCAGTGGCACA TCCTCGCAGACGGCTTTGCCCTCGTGACGCACCAGGCGGCAAAGCTGTATTTCGTGGGCTTTCACGTCGTGGTCGTCATCCTCATCGTTAA TATTTTCATAGCGTTCATCTTGGAAGCGTTTTTTGTGGCATATTCATTAGAAAAAAGTGAAGTGGAAACTGCCATTGAGAAGAAGATTCAAGAGCTTGGAGTTGGGGTCCAAGA GGAAGAAGTTCAGGATGGGAAGCTCATTGACAATGTGGACGCCAAGGACAGTGGCTTCAGTGGGGACGATGGAGACAACAAAAGGAAGGCCTTGAAAGGACTGTACTTTAGAATTGCATCAAAAA aGTACAAGACCGTGGATGCTTTGCTGCAGCAGATGTTTGAGTCTGAAATAGCTCCAGAGGATGAAGGCCCTTCCTTGGAGGAGATTCTGAACTTCTCACCCAGTGACATACATCCCAAGAATCCCAGTTTTGAAAACAGTGCCTGA
- the LOC131765953 gene encoding two pore channel protein 2-like isoform X2: protein MPGAHRAAGVHRPHPSSPEEPPAPEDLLLAAAYVSDAQYNRNVPFDTSPQAVRLYHFYNHWTVQAATYFFIWVDLALALFEEPALFPLPFLATSIAEVLCLTAFFGRLVHFAKVTPQMVFWKDMKNICIMVTIVLTLIDLITYGSLEAVNIHGVRWSRALRPVFLINFPESRQIRRAFRSIRNTLPDILYVFLLFIFSVLMFSLMALKLFGDRGLKTVDGSPYFTNILDISFELYVLVTTANSPDVMMPAYEFNWWYSLYFITYIIINTYIFMSVFLAVVYNNYRKHLKNEIRTLAYLKRRKMIEAFNILKVKVGTEFVVKEAPWRQLAKIVAPDISSSHLELLLRISDEGQKGYVDKKNFLRLADLLNIQVVTINIKRHPLEAWMPRVYQSSPSLLVQKMVRHRIFVWVYDVIILINAIFIALDEKNPLISYAEWLFLSLYIIEILLKLYTYEPRAYFGRKKFWNWFDTLIIVAALVATVANTTIQSARKYNSQQILDIVLILRILRLLRVIVSIQRFRVIVTTLINVGPTMLTFGGLVLVVYYVFAIIGMEVFHGKVRFFDPSSTSPDALVCGNPALKDSAFARGRYCRNNFNDLAASLVLLTELTVVNQWHILADGFALVTHQAAKLYFVGFHVVVVILIVNIFIAFILEAFFVAYSLEKSEVETAIEKKIQELGVGVQEEEVQDGKLIDNVDAKDSGFSGDDGDNKRKALKGLYFRIASKKYKTVDALLQQMFESEIAPEDEGPSLEEILNFSPSDIHPKNPSFENSA, encoded by the exons GACCTTCTCCTGGCAGCTGCCTATGTTTCCGACGCTCAGTACAACAGAAACGTTCCATTTGATACATCCCCTCAGGCTGTCAG ACTTTACCATTTCTATAACCACTGGACAGTGCAGGCCGCCACCTACTTCTTCATTTGGGTGGACCTCGCTCTTGCCCTCTTTGAGGAACCGGCCTTGTTCCCGCTCCCTTTCTTG GCTACCTCGATAGCAGAAGTACTCTGTCTGACTGCATTCTTTGGGAGACTTGTACACTTTGCGAAAGTCACTCCTCAGatggttttctggaaggatatGAAAAACATCTGCATCATGGTAACCATAGTG CTGACCTTGATTGATCTGATTACCTATGGGTCCCTGGAGGCTGTGAACATCCACGGAGTTCGATGGTCAAGGGCCTTGAGGCCAGTCTTCCTCATTAATTTCCCTGAAAGTCGTCAG ATCCGAAGGGCTTTTCGAAGCATCCGGAACACTCTGCCTGATATCCTCTACGTCTTCCTCTTGTTCATCTTCAGCGTGTTGATGTTCTCCCTCATGGCCTTGAAGCTTTTCGGGGATAG GGGTCTCAAAACAGTGGATGGATCACCCTACTTCACCAACATCCTGGACATATCGTTTGAGCTCTACGTGCTGGTCACCACCGCCAACAGCCCCGATGTCAT GATGCCTGCCTATGAGTTCAATTGGTGGTATTCTCTGTACTTTATAACCTATATCATCATCAACACCTACATCTTCATGTCCGTCTTTCTGGCCGTTGTCTACAACAATTATAGGAAGCACTTAAAG AATGAGATTCGCACACTGGCATACTTGAAGCGTCGCAAAATGATAGAGGCTTTCAACATCCTGAAAGTCAAGGTGGGCACGGAGTTTGTGGTGAAGGAGGCCCCGTGGAGGCAGCTGGCCAAGATCGTGGCACCAGACATCAGCAGTTCCCACCTGGAGCTCCTTTTGAGGATCTCCGACGAGGGACAGAAGGGTTATGTGG ACAAAAAGAACTTTCTACGCTTGGCTGACCTCCTCAACATCCAGGTGGTCACCATCAACATCAAGAGACACCCGCTGGAAGCCTGGATGCCTCGGGTATACCAGTCGTCCCCAAGCCTCTTGGTTCAGAAGATGGTTCGGCACAG GATTTTTGTCTGGGTTTATGATGTCATCATTCTAATAAATGCCATATTCATTGCTTTGGATGAGAAAAACCCCTTAATTTCCTATGCAGAATGGCTTTTCCTTTCTCTATACATTATTGAAATTCTCCTGAAATTGTACACGTACGAACCCAGAGCCTATTTTGGAAGGAAGAAGTTCTGGAACTG GTTTGATACGCTGATCATCGTTGCAGCCCTGGTGGCCACTGTGGCCAATACCACCATCCAGTCAG CGAGAAAATACAACAGTCAGCAGATACTGGATATTGTCTTGATTTTGAGAATACTCCGGCTCTTACGGGTCATCGTCAGCATTCAGAG ATTCCGGGTGATCGTGACCACCTTAATTAACGTCGGCCCCACGATGCTGACGTTTGGCGGCCTCGTCTTG GTGGTCTACTACGTGTTTGCCATCATCGGGATGGAAGTGTTCCATGGCAAAGTCCGCTTCTTTGACCCCAGTTCCACCAGTCCTGATGCCCTGGTGTGTGGGAACCCAGCCTTAAAAGACTCAGCGTTTGCCCGAGGCAGATACTGCAGGAACAACTTCAATGACTTGGCAGCCTCTCTCGTCCTGCTGACGGAGCTCACTGTGGTTAATCAGTGGCACA TCCTCGCAGACGGCTTTGCCCTCGTGACGCACCAGGCGGCAAAGCTGTATTTCGTGGGCTTTCACGTCGTGGTCGTCATCCTCATCGTTAA TATTTTCATAGCGTTCATCTTGGAAGCGTTTTTTGTGGCATATTCATTAGAAAAAAGTGAAGTGGAAACTGCCATTGAGAAGAAGATTCAAGAGCTTGGAGTTGGGGTCCAAGA GGAAGAAGTTCAGGATGGGAAGCTCATTGACAATGTGGACGCCAAGGACAGTGGCTTCAGTGGGGACGATGGAGACAACAAAAGGAAGGCCTTGAAAGGACTGTACTTTAGAATTGCATCAAAAA aGTACAAGACCGTGGATGCTTTGCTGCAGCAGATGTTTGAGTCTGAAATAGCTCCAGAGGATGAAGGCCCTTCCTTGGAGGAGATTCTGAACTTCTCACCCAGTGACATACATCCCAAGAATCCCAGTTTTGAAAACAGTGCCTGA